Proteins from a genomic interval of Lolium perenne isolate Kyuss_39 chromosome 1, Kyuss_2.0, whole genome shotgun sequence:
- the LOC127341593 gene encoding WAT1-related protein At5g64700-like, translating to MGDVGKKPYVVAVAIQVIYTGLFIVSKAAFDSGINTYVFIFYRLTTATALLLPLALISSCRRRSATTTATPEPTMSCRLLFKLFLYALLGNTFTLNVYNVSLKQTSATVGSAATNSMPVATFLLALLLRMEVVKVRSRSGLGKLAGVGLCVVGVLVIAFFAGPSIRPLANHPVFAHKPHSVSNSAWIRGTFLLLLACTTWSLWIVLQVPLLKEYPNKLMATAMQCLFGALQSFVVAVVVERDFAKWKLGLDIGLLAILYSAFLGTGALMYLQAWCAEMKGPVFVAMWSPLALVFTIVCSSFFLGEAVHLGSIFGGILLVGGLYSVLWGKSKEKENKITPVVLEEGQSQGEGTAVHEKDEEDELTSHV from the exons ATGGGGGACGTGGGCAAGAAGCCGTACGTCGTCGCTGTGGCCATCCAGGTCATCTACActggcctcttcatcgtctccaaGGCGGCATTTGACAGTGGCATCAACACCTACGTCTTCATCTTCTACCGCCTCACCACCGCAacggccctcctcctccccctAGCCCTCATCTCTAGCTGCCGGAGACGATCAGCTACTACTACGGCGACACCGGAACCGACAATGTCGTGCCGGCTGCTCTTCAAGCTCTTCCTCTATGCCTTACTCGG GAACACCTTCACCCTGAACGTGTACAACGTGAGCCTGAAGCAAACCTCAGCTACTGTGGGGTCGGCGGCCACCAACTCAATGCCGGTCGCCACCTTCCTCCTTGCGCTGCTGCTGCGGATGGAGGTGGTCAAGGTCCGGAGCCGCTCCGGGCTAGGTAAACTCGCCGGCGTCGGGTTATGCGTTGTGGGAGTTCTTGTCATCGCCTTCTTCGCCGGGCCTTCGATACGTCCCCTCGCCAACCACCCGGTCTTTGCTCACAAGCCACACAGCGTCAGTAATAGCGCATGGATCAGAGGCACCTTTCTTCTTCTCCTAGCATGTACAACATGGTCTCTTTGGATCGTCCTGCAG GTTCCGTTGCTTAAAGAATACCCAAACAAGCTCATGGCGACCGCGATGCAGTGCTTGTTTGGTGCACTTCAATCCTTTGTTGTGGCTGTGGTAGTTGAGAGGGACTTCGCCAAATGGAAGCTTGGATTGGATATCGGCCTCCTTGCCATCCTCTACTCG GCTTTCTTGGGGACAGGTGCATTGATGTACCTTCAAGCATGGTGCGCGGAGATGAAAGGACCCGTGTTTGTCGCTATGTGGAGCCCATTGGCTCTGGTTTTCACGATCGTCTGCTCGTCTTTCTTCCTTGGAGAAGCCGTACACCTCGGAAG TATTTTTGGTGGAATTCTACTCGTTGGTGGCCTATACAGCGTGTTGTGGGGGAAAAGCAAGGAAAAGGAAAATAAGATAACACCAGTGGTGCTAGAAGAAGGACAAAGTCAGGGAGAAGGAACCGCGGTACATGAGAAAGATGAAGAAGATGAGTTAACATCTCATGTATAA
- the LOC127341608 gene encoding PH, RCC1 and FYVE domains-containing protein 1 yields the protein MMYTKGPSSDVLRASISSAPSTSSHGSAQDDCDSLGDVYVWGEVVCDSSARTSSDTVIRSTGKTDFLLPKPLESRLVLDVYHVDCGVRHASLVTRNGEVFTWGEDSGGRLGHGTREDSVHPRLVESLAACNIDFVACGEFHTCAVTTTGELYTWGDGTHNVGLLGHGTDVGHWIPRRISGALEGLQIAYVSCGTWHTALITSMGQLFTFGDGSFGVLGHGDVKGISYPREVESLSGLKTIAVACGVWHTAAIVEVIVTQSSATVSAGKLFTWGDGDKSRLGHGDKDARLKPTCVASLIDYDFYRVACGHSLTVGLTTSGKVWSMGNSVYGQLGNPNSDGRPCLVEDKIASEHVLQVACGSYHVAVLTSRSEVFTWGKGANGRLGHGDIEDRKVPTQVEALRDRAVRHIACGANFTSAICLHKWVSGADQSQCSSCRQPFGFTRKRHNCYNCGLVHCNACTSRKALRAALAPNPKKLQRVCDSCFLKLKNASDTSNGESNGEARVGKSILSSNMDMIRSLDNKAAKQGKRTDALSFLRNPQVSSLLQLRDIAFSGGVDLNKPVPRAVRTSARSVATSRAVSPFSRKSSPPRSTTPVPTTHGLSFSKSATDNLVKTNELLNQEVERLRAQVDSLRQRCDHHELELHKSAKKVQEAMTLVAEESAKSKAAKEVIKSLTAQLKDMAERLPPDNGAYDCNEAKQLHAPNGAEPHVAIYSSMNGKIHPSRNELLNASNAHSPNSGWSPNSNGVSSQHKLLSNISENSEGSIHSLRITSPHEADRPHRRAHSNSDEMMSASSRADDNVSIDARSLQNNEDGYKSRGTVSISSNQVQAEWIEQYEPGVYITLTTLRDGTRDLKRVRFSRRRFGEHQAENWWNENRDKVYERYNVRSSERVSSAASTRSAY from the exons ATGATGTACACAAAGGGGCCATCATCAGATGTTCTTAGAGCAAGCATTTCTAGTGCCCCTAGTACATCCAGCCATGGTTCTGCACAAGATGACTGCGACTCCTTAGGTGATGTCTACGTGTGGGGTGAAGTTGTTTGTGATAGCTCTGCGAGAACCAGTTCTGACACTGTAATTAGATCAACCGGGAAGACTGATTTCCTCCTCCCAAAGCCGTTGGAGTCTAGGTTGGTTCTCGATGTGTATCATGTAGATTGTGGGGTCAGGCATGCATCCTTGGTCACAAGAAATGGAGAAGTTTTTACATGGGGTGAAGATTCTGGAGGCCGCCTTGGCCATGGAACACGGGAAGATTCTGTTCATCCTCGTCTTGTCGAGTCCTTAGCTGCTTGCAACATAGATTTTGTTGCATGTGGGGAGTTTCATACCTGCGCTGTGACCACAACTGGTGAACTTTATACCTGGGGAGATGGAACTCACAATGTTGGACTTCTAGGACATGGTACTGATGTAGGACACTGGATACCTAGGAGGATATCTGGAGCTCTGGAAGGTCTCCAAATTGCTTATGTTTCTTGTGGAACCTGGCATACAGCCTTGATCACATCGATGGGTCAATTGTTCACCTTTGGGGATGGTTCATTTGGGGTATTAGGACATGGAGATGTGAAGGGCATTTCGTATCCAAGGGAGGTAGAGTCACTGTCAGGGCTGAAAACAATTGCGGTTGCATGTGGTGTATGGCATACTGCAGCTATTGTAGAGGTCATCGTCACTCAGTCCAGCGCGACTGTGTCTGCTGGAAAGCTATTCACATGGGGAGATGGCGACAAGAGtcgacttggtcatggtgataagGATGCACGGCTTAAGCCTACTTGTGTAGCTTCGCTTATTGATTATGATTTTTACAGGGTAGCATGTGGTCACAGTCTTACTGTAGGCTTAACAACTTCTGGAAAAGTGTGGAGCATGGGTAACTCGGTTTACGGTCAGCTCGGAAATCCAAATTCTGATGGAAGGCCATGTTTAGTTGAAGATAAGATTGCAAGTGAGCATGTTCTACAAGTTGCTTGTGGTTCCTACCACGTTGCAGTTTTGACAAGTAGAAGCGAAGTTTTTACATGGGGCAAGGGAGCTAACGGGAGATTGGGCCATGGAGATATAGAGGACCGGAAGGTACCTACACAGGTAGAGGCATTGAGGGATAGAGCTGTTCGGCACATAGCCTGCGGTGCAAACTTCACTTCTGCTATATGCCTGCACAAATGGGTTTCTGGAGCTGATCAATCACAGTGCTCCTCATGTCGACAGCCGTTTGGATTTACCCGAAAGAGGCATAACTGCTACAACTGTGGGCTTGTCCATTGTAACGCATGTACCTCAAGGAAGGCTTTGAGAGCAGCATTGGCTCCTAATCCCAAGAAACTTCAGCGCGTTTGTGATTCTTGTTTCTTGAAACTGAAGAATGCCTCCGACACTAGTAATGGGGAAAGCAATGGTGAAGCTAGAGTAGGAAAATCCATCCTTTCTAGTAACATGGATATGATTAGAAGTTTGGATAATAAGGCAGCAAAACAAGGGAAGAGAACCGATGCATTATCATTTCTCCGGAATCCTCAAGTTAGCTCGCTACTGCAGCTCAGAGATATTGCTTTCTCTGGCGGCGTAGATCTCAACAAACCCGTTCCCAGAGCAGTGCGCACATCAGCGCGGTCAGTAGCCACTTCAAGGGCTGTTTCCCCTTTCTCTCGCAAGTCTAGTCCACCACGGTCCACCACACCAGTTCCAACAACTCATGGTCTTTCTTTCTCAAAAAGCGCTACTGATAATCTGGTGAAAACAAATGAGCTCTTAAATCAGGAAGTTGAGAGGCTGCGTGCACAG GTTGATAGCCTGAGACAGCGTTGTGACCATCATGAGCTTGAACTGCATAAATCAGCGAAGAAAGTACAAGAGGCCATGACACTGGTTGCAGAGGAATCTGCAAAATCGAAAGCTGCAAAAGAAGTTATAAAATCATTAACAGCACAG ctcaaggacatggctgaGAGGTTACCACCAGATAATGGAGCTTATGATTGCAATGAAGCAAAGCAATTACATGCTCCAAATGGTGCCGAGCCACATGTTGCTATCTACTCTAGCATGAATGGGAAAATTCACCCATCAAGGAATGAATTACTCAATGCTTCAAATGCACATAGTCCAAACTCTGGATGGTCGCCTAATTCAAACGGAGTCTCGAGCCAACATAAATTACTAAGTAATATAAGTGAAAACAGCGAAGGGAGCATTCACAGCCTTCGAATTACCAGTCCTCACGAAGCAGATCGTCCTCATCGAAGAGCACACAGCAATAGTGACGAGATGATGTCCGCAAGTAGCAGAGCTGATGATAATGTCAGCATTGATGCTAGGTCCCTTCAAAACAATGAGGATGGCTACAAGTCTCGAGGCACAGTATCAATATCCAGCAACCAAGTACAGGCGGAGTGGATTGAGCAGTACGAACCAGGTGTTTACATAACGCTCACGACCCTCCGCGACGGCACCCGGGATCTGAAGAGGGTTCGCTTCAG TCGAAGGCGCTTTGGGGAGCATCAGGCAGAAAACTGGTGGAACGAGAACCGCGACAAAGTGTACGAGCGGTACAATGTGAGGAGCTCTGAACGAGTGTCATCAGCAGCCTCGACCCGGTCGGCTTATTAA